The Desulfonatronum lacustre DSM 10312 region CCTTCGCGACGCCGGAGCCCAGGCCGTGGTCCTGGCCGGATTCATGCGTCTCGTGGGGTCGGAACTCCTAGCCGCCTTTCCCGGACGGGTGCTGAACATCCATCCGGCGCTGCTGCCGTCCTTTCCAGGACTGCACGCCCAGGACCAGGCCGCAGCGTACGGCGTGCGTTTGGCCGGATGCACGGTGCACTTCGTAGATGAAGAGGTGGATCACGGTCCGATCATCATCCAGGCCGCGGTCCCGGCCTTGCCCGGTGAGGAAGCTGAAGCACTGGGCAGTCGCATCCTGGCTTTGGAGCATCGTATTTTTCCTCAGGCCCTCCAATGGCTGGCCGAAGGCAGGCTGGACGTCCAAAATCGTCAGGTGGTGGTCCGTCCCGGAGAGCGGTCCTTAGCCTCCAGGAACGAGCTGCCGCCGTGTCTGGTTTTTCCGCCGTTGGAAGAGGGGTTTTAGGGAGAACGAACATGAGTGACTTTGAGTTTGAACTGTCCCAGGCAGAGCGAGATTATCTGCGGGAATTGGTCCGGCTGAGCATTGCTTCCCGGTTTGACGCGAACGTGATGCTGCCGAAACCGATTTCGGAAAAGCTGGAACAGCCATTCGGCGCGTTTGTAACCCTGAAAAAGCAAGGCCATTTGCGCGGGTGCATCGGACATATCGTCGGCGACCAGCCGATCCGGGAGACCATCATCCGCATGGCCAAGGCCGCAGCGTTCAATGATCCCAGGTTTCCTCCCGTGAACAAGGAGGAACTGAACGATCTGAGCGTGGAGATTTCAATCCTCAGCCCACTCGTGTCCTGCGCCGCCGGGGATATCGTTCCGGGCCGGCACGGACTGCTGGTGCGCCGCGGTCCGCATTCCGGCCTGCTTTTGCCCCAGGTGGCCGCGGAATACGGCTGGGATCGGGAGACGTTTCTGTCGCAGACCTGCCGAAAAGCCGGACTCCCCGGCAATGCTTGGCAGCAGTCGGGCACGGAGATATTTTGCTTCGAGGCGGTTATTTTTTAGCTGACCTGCAAGGTCGTTTCGGTGTTGTATGGAGGTTTTGTCATGAATTCAGATTACGACCAAGAATCCCCTTTGATC contains the following coding sequences:
- the purN gene encoding phosphoribosylglycinamide formyltransferase, whose product is MTLPVGVLISGSGSNLQALIDRMEAGVLDVTIQTVISNIPGVKGLERAANHNIPAQVLPHRDYRDRESYDRIVVRALRDAGAQAVVLAGFMRLVGSELLAAFPGRVLNIHPALLPSFPGLHAQDQAAAYGVRLAGCTVHFVDEEVDHGPIIIQAAVPALPGEEAEALGSRILALEHRIFPQALQWLAEGRLDVQNRQVVVRPGERSLASRNELPPCLVFPPLEEGF
- the amrA gene encoding AmmeMemoRadiSam system protein A — translated: MSDFEFELSQAERDYLRELVRLSIASRFDANVMLPKPISEKLEQPFGAFVTLKKQGHLRGCIGHIVGDQPIRETIIRMAKAAAFNDPRFPPVNKEELNDLSVEISILSPLVSCAAGDIVPGRHGLLVRRGPHSGLLLPQVAAEYGWDRETFLSQTCRKAGLPGNAWQQSGTEIFCFEAVIF